GTCCAGGTCGACGCGGTGAGTCAGAGCCCAGAGGCAGGTGGGAACCCTTGTACTTAGGCCGGGGCTCGTTGTTTCCCCAGGCCTTCTCTGCCTTAATCTGTCCTTTCTCCCTCATTGCTCCTGCCCCAAAGATAAACACATTTCTTCTCTAGTGCCCACCTGTCTCCTACCTTACTCCGCCTTCTCGCAGGTGAAGGTTCTCAATCTAGACGGCGCCACGTCCTCTTTGGCCTCCCTCCAGAGGCCGTCGGGAAGATTCTCCAGAACAGCGATAATACTCATTAAGTGGAGGCTGTGGTTACCAGAGAATCCCTCTGACTGCTTCCCTGCCATCTTCTCAATCCTTGTGATCAGATGTTTTGAGTCGTGGGATTCTGGAGAATAGAGACCATCAGATTGCAGGATCTaggcttctttttccttttgcatctTCTCACTTGCAACCTGGCCTTTACTCGATCTCTGAGACTCAATTTCATGAAGTGAATACTGTCATTCTTGCTAATTATTAGTAATTCAGCTTAAACTCATCTTAGCCATGGATAAGAGGTATGCAGTGTAATTGCGATTCATTTCTCAGTTATGTTCCCATGTTCAGTTTGAGGCCATAGTCAATTAATGAGTTTGAAATGTCTCCAAATGTGTTACTTTATATGTGAGGAACATTTATATGTTTGGTATCTTGGTACAACATATCTCGCTTTACTCTGATTCAGCTGCATGTCTACAGTTCTTCGCTAGAATCTTATTTGTCTGATTTGCATAGATTGTTGGTGATTTGTGTTTGTTGAAATGATAGTGTCAATAAACTACTCAAAAAGCTGTACCTGTAGAGAGGGAGACTTATAGGTAAACAAGAGTGCAGTGTGACACAGTTGCTGATAGGGCGGTGTACAAAGTGCCATTAGGACCCCAGGAGAGAGAAAGTAAGTTAAGCATGTCAGGAACCCTTCATAGTGGAAGTGACTTTTGTGGAGCTTCTTAAAGGATTGTTAGGAGTTGGTGAGctagatgagagagaaagagaggaagagggagattgagaaaggaaaaaggcacATCAAGCCAAGAGGGAGACAAACGGCTGTGAGGATGTGGAAGCAAAAGAGAATGTGGTGAGTCTAGAGAATGGCAAATCATCTGGTTCAGAGATCTGTTGAGAGGAGAGATGGAAGATGAGTCTGGAGAGGTCAGCAGGGGTCAGATCATGAAGGAAGGACCTTATACCTATACTGAGGAATAGTGACATTATCAAATATTCAGAGGGAAAGGGACCTCTGAGATCCTTTGGCCTCACCTAATTTtgttgcagataagaaaactaaggcccagatTGCTTAATGATTTGACTAAGGGCACTTAGCTAGCAAGAAACATAACCTGCAGTCATTAATATGTTGGCCAAAACTTGTTAGCTCTCTCCTGATATTGACTCTTACAATCTGTATACTTTTTGGTCTGAATATTGTTGTAAAAAGGAAGCTTCTATTTAGGTTAATAAGGCGTGGCATGCTGCCACATGCAGGGCAGTGACTACGTGGGTGGGCACTGGGCTGTGTCCCAACACCAACCTGGAAGAAAGCAAGAGCTCtaacaatattttgtttttcttctggttGGCTTCTCAGCATTTAAGAGGCCAGAACACACAAGTCGCTGGTGATGACAGACCCTGTGTTGGACTCACAGCCAACCAACAGCACTGGGGAGATGGATGGACTGTGCCCTGAGCTATTGCTGATCCCTCCGCCTCTCTCTAACCGTGAAATCCTGGGGCCCATTCAGAGCCCCTGCCCTTCTGGGGACCCCACCCCTTTGCCTACTGATCCAGGCTGCCTGCTGGTAGAGGCCACAGCAACTGAAGAGGACCCAGGGAACATGGAGATCATTGTGGAAACAGTAGCTGGAACCTTGTCCCCAGGTGCTCCTGGAGAGACCCCAGGTACAAACACAGTTGCAAGCAGGCCAGTGGGACAAACCGCCCTGAGGTTCTGTCTGTGctatttttggttcttttgtaTAAATATGATGAGAACACAAGGTAGTATCCTATTTTTATACTTGGAGATGTTGTAATTTGGTTTGCAGTTGGTGCATGTTGACTGAAGGCTGGTGAAGTGGTGCACAACCTTGTACCAAGCTTTTGGCAGAGCCTGTCCCTGTGAGGGCTTCATGTCTGCTAGGCGCTAATCCAGAAAGGGAGACCTTTCTGACCCCTCTGCCCAATCCTGGCTTGTCCTTACTCTTAGGTCCTTGGGGATTCTTTCCTCCATATTAACCCTTCCACCAAGGAACTGCGACCAGGGATTAGGGAAAAGGCCTAACATGTCTCTACCACCCTGGGCTTGGCAGGGCTTTCCAGAGATAATCTGGTGTTTCCCTGCCCTAGTTTCTCACgtataacatattttattcatcCAAGGCATGCTGTTAAGAGTAGCAGTtgaggctgggtgcaatggcatgcgcctgtagtcccaactattgtggaggctgagatgggaagatctcttgaacctaggagtttgaggctgtagtatgCTATGTTCACGcctgtaaatagccactgcaccccagcctgggcaacatagtgagaccccgtctcttaaaaaaaaaaaaaaaaaaagtaggagttGAGCATTTGTATTTATCCTAGGAGGAAGACTCTCCCTTTGTTCATCCCATATTTATAACCTCTTATTTTTAGGAAACTTGTCTGTTTTTTAACTACCATCCTCCAGCTATAGTTGTCAGTACTTCCCTTGGCAGTGTAGTATAGTGATAAAGAATACCGGGAAAGATTAGCTAATTTGACTATGTAGTATTTCTAAATTTGTGTGTggtaaaaggaattttttttttaaaaaagagcctgGGAAAAACACTTGTAATATATAAGAAAGAGTtaataagatgaaaaagaaacagctttacttaaatgggaaaaagaaagctACATGCCTTtcactaaagaagaaataaaaatagttaatgaCCATATGGAAGGATGCTTAATCTCACTAAcaaatttcagttaaaaataactatgaggtgctatttttgtttctcaactttggcaaaattaaacatttttttataatgCCTAGTTTTGGTGAGGCCATAGGAAAACATTGTCTTAACAACTTATGGGAAATTAATATAATCTACATTTAGCTATGTAATGAATTTTACAGTATGTACActctgacccagtaattccactctaGGAAACGGTCCTATAGAAagactcacacacatacacaaagataCAGAGATAAGGATGTGTAgggcagctttatttgtaatggttggaaacagcccaaatgtctatcagtaagggcagaatttttttttttttcttgacagcCTACCATTAAAACAGcagaatttcattttgatttatccATGCTCTGAACTACCAtgatctggggaaaaaaaaaaaaaatgaagtagattTAAATGtactcataaataaaaatatctttaatatatagcaagtgagaaaaaaaaaggcCCGAAAGGATACACACCAAGCTATATGTGTGAGAGTGGGAATGGTTATTCTTTCTTTGTATACTTCTGTATTATTTGAATTGTTGCATCaaacttttaaacaaaaaaatgataaaaaggacCAGCAGAATAAATGTAGGACAAACGTGGGCTTGAGTCATGGCTCTACCACTAATAAGCAGGGTGGCCTTAACTGCATAGAATCCTAGGTCCCTCTTAAAAGGCCGTTGGAGGACCAAATGAGAGCATTTCTTAAGCTTTTCTTTATCAAGTTCCTGCccattgctttaaaaattgcAGCAATTATTATGGAGATGATTTGGCTGCTCTCAAAAAGGATGTTCTCCATTTTATGAATTCCTCTACAGAATTTGAAGGTAACACTTTGTCAGTTATATTGCAGATATTATTCCtagtttgtcattttcttattttggaagCTTCTAAATTTTATTTGGGCAAAACATGTTGCCTTTTCTTAATGCTTTCTGGATTtgattaatgtttatttattcatttaaaaaatacttactaAACACCTGTCTGTGCCAAGTGTTGTGTTTGCTGGATACTAGAAATCCAAGCACATGGGCCAGATAGACTATCCCTGACCTTATGGGGCTTACGGTGCAGGTGTAGAACCAGACCTTAAAAGTCCATCTGTACTCCATGAATATTAAAAGATTCACCTACATTTTCTGCTAGTAACTAACTCCTATGAGTCTTGTTCCATCTGATTCTATGCCTTTCTCTGTCGGTCCTCTGCCTGCAGGTGTCCTGGTAAAGGTGGTGGAGGTGTACTTCTGTGAGCGCTGTGAACAGAGCTTCGCAGAGCCCACTCTGCTGGCCCTGCACCAGTGCAGTGAGACCCATATACAACCAGTGCAGGGCCTCTCTAGCCCCTCGTGCTCTGTAGAGCTGCCCCCCAGCAACCTTAACCTCCCTGGCTCTCTGCAGGCCCAGAGCCCGCCAGATAGCCCCCTGCTATGCCCTGTGTGTAGACAGGAGTTTGCCCAACCCCAGGCCCTGAAGAGCCACTTCAAGATTCACCGGGGCACTCCCGACACCTTCTCCTGCCCAGAATCTGGCTGTGTGTTCTCTGCTGAAGATCGCAAGGGTCTGCAGCACCACCTGAGGCAGACCCACAGAGCAGTTCCTGTGCCCTGTTCTTTCCGCGGCTGCCCTTTGCTTTTCGGGAGCCAGCAGGGCATGGAGCTGCACCGGCAGGCCCATTACCCTTTCCACTGCAGCCATTGCAGCTTCATGGGCTCCAACGTCAAACTCTTCCGGCAGCATCAGTGGAGCCATGGGGCTGGGACACAGGAAGAACATTCTGCCCTTCAGGGCCTTTCATCTCAGGAGCTGCTGCCAGGTATGAGGCCAGGGGCCCAGCAGTCCCCCTCTTGGAATTCAGCCACAGTTGATCTTATGGCACAGGCAATTGTTTCCAGTGCCATAGGTGTGCATGAGTTCAAGGGAATCCAGATAATGGGTCAGGAGATGACATGGGAAGGCATCTAGAAACCTTGAACCAGTCAGAATATATGGGCAAAAGAGGAAGTCTTTGTCCGTAACAATGAGTGAAATTTAGCTTAGGCTACATACAGCCTGCAGTTAATCAATATTAACAAATCCATTTCAGAACTTgctgaaaaatgggcaaaagcaaAAATGCCCATCATTGGTTATAGCCACTGGTAGAATGCCCATAGATTCCCTTTTAGAGCAGCTGGGATTAAGAAATTGGGCAGGAGAagttggaattattttaaaaaggaaacttcaAGGGAGATGTTGTTTTACTGATTCTTACTCCtcttggtctcaaaaaaaaaagttcatgggGATGAATAGAGGAGCATATGGAAACAGCGAAAACAGGCCAGGAGAAACCAGGATTCTGATGAGAGAACTTGGCTTGCTAATACTCACTCATGCTTTAGTGCCTAAAGAGAAGACCTTTTTCCTGGAAACTAGTCATATGTCTTTGCTTTACTCAGGTAGCTGCCTCTGTTGGAGGATAGAAGGGATGGATTTGGGGGCGGGAAGGGGGGCACTAGAATACTTTAGAAATCAGGGTGTGTTCACACTCAGCCACCAGCCATTATCCCTGGGTACCTGATCCTTGGAATTATAGTCTACCCATTCTCTACTCTCAGTTCCCtgaccccaccctcatgacctcaaaGCTCTTAGAATTAAGGGTTCTGAAATGAGTGCTGAGGTTTGATTTACTTTAGACTGGAGTATTGCTGATAGATTACCTTCTCATCTTCCTGTCCCTGCCTTGAGtgagaataaatttatttctttaaaactcaaGATTCTCTCATGCTAAAAGTGGAGGAGGGTGATTCTTTCAGCCAGTAAATGGAGAAGGACAAGCATTCATTGCTGTCATTGGCTCCTGTAGACTTTATCAAGTTTCATATGTCTCCAGCTCCCAAACTGCCTCCAGGAGAGGGAGAACCTTCAGAGGAAGCAGGTACAGCCTTGCCTGGGCAGGAGTCAGCTGAAGAGGAGGAcgtagaggaagaagagaagagtgaGACCCAGAAGGACTCCCAGAAGGCCCTGGACAAAGGCCAAGGGGCTCAGCATTTGGAAGGTAACGTCGTCAGGCTTGAAGCTGTTGGTGGTGAGGAGTGGATTGTGGAGAGCCTGGCATTGAGGCTCTTGGATTTGTTTTCTGAACTTTGGTTCAGATCCTtccattgttcccattttacctTGACTCAGAAGTCAGGATCTAGTGGGAAAATGATAAATGGGTAAGTGGTAAAGACGCTAGTAACACAGGGTGGGGATAACTAGAGTTTGCTTTTCTGGGCTGATTTTCCACAGACAGAAAACTCTTTTGCAGAGGGTGATGTTCATAGTGTAAAGATGTCAGAAGTTATTGATGATTAGGAGTCTGTTTTGTCTGGCATTGAACCCCCTAAGATTTTTCTCTGAATCCTTGCTTCCTGTTTTTCAACtcagtaaaacatttaaaacacatcCCACAGGGGGCAAATTTATTGTCAGCTGAATTAGAAAGATCTGATTGTATTATTACCaactctttactttttattttatttatttatttatttttaaattttattttattttatttttagagacaaggtcttactctttcaccccagctggagtgcagtggcatgatcataactcactgcagcctcaaactcctgattctcctgcctcagcctcccgagtagctaggactacaggtgcgcatcactgtgcccagctattACCAACTCTTTATTATCTAGCACCATTGAGCCAGTGTTTGGAAATAAGAATACtttacttctttccttctgctcacTCTTTTTGGGGCAACTTTACTTTTAACCTTTTAACCTTCAGCCTTGCTGattcttcctcctgctccagtAGAACAAGGGCAGGAAGAATAATAATGCTACATCCTGATTGTTCTTTTGAGCAGCTGTAAACAAAGGCTCAAGAATAGCTGGTGGCCAGGTGAAGCACTTCAAACAGGCAAGGTCTGAGAAGTTCTTATAATGTTGCTTCTGTTAATACTTtaatttctcatcttttctttgaGACTACAATGTTTGAGACCCTATTACTTACTTTCCTGGAGAGAAAGGCTGCACTGTTTGTATCCAGGCAAATTGTGGTTCTTCCATTATCTGGCTAGCCCTGACCTGTTGAAGAATCTCACTCTCAACCCTCTGTATTCCTTCTCCCAGGGGATGTGGCTTCTGGTACTGAGTCCCTCTTCAAGACCCACATGTGTCCAGAGTGCAAACGCTGCTTTAAGAAGCGGACCCATCTGGTGGAGCACCTGCATCTCCACTTCCCAGACCCCAGCCTCCAGTGCCCCAACTGCCAGAAGTTCTTTACCAGTAAGAGCAAACTCAAGACCCATCTGCTGCGGGAGCTGGGTGAGAAGGCCCACCACTGCCCACTGTGCCACTACCGTGCAGTGGAAAGGAACGCACTCAACCGCCACATGGCCAGCATGCATGAGGATATTTCCAACTTCTACTCAGACACCTATGCCTGTCCTGTCTGCCGTGAGGAATTCCGCCTCAGCCAGGCCCTCAAGGAACACCTCAAGAGCCacacagcagcagctgcagcagaaCCATTACCCCTTCGCTGCTTTGAGGAGGGCTGCAGCTATGCAGCACCCGACCGCAAGGCCTTTATAAAGCACCTGAAGGAGACCCACGGAATGCGGGCTGTGGAGTGCCGCCATCACTCATGTCCCATGCTGTTTGCCACAGCTGAAGCCATGGAGGCCCACCACAAGAGCCACTATGCCTTCCACTGTCCCCACTGTGACTTCGCCTGCTCCAATAAGCATCTGTTCCGTAAACACAAGAAGCAGGGCCACCCTGGCAGTGAAGAGCTGCGCTGCACCTTCTGCCCCTTTGCCACCTTCAACCCAGTGGCCTATCAGGACCATGTAGGCAAGATGCATGCTCATGAAAAGATCCACCAGTGCCCTGAGTGCAACTTTGCCACTGCCCACAAGAGGGTGCTCATCCGACACATGCTGCTTCATACGGGTGAGATGGCTTCCATCTTTACAATAATGTAGTagtaatgatggtgatgataatggcTAATATGACCTTTAACTGTATTCTGGACACCACAGGAAGGGCCTTGCATACATTGTCACATTTGACCAAGAATTCCTAGAGAGAGATTCCAAGTTTACAAATGATCCttgaaggctgggcacagtggctcacacctgtcatcctagcactctagggaggccaaggtgggaggatcgcttgaggtcaggagttcgagaccagcctgagcaagagcaagaccccgtctatactaaaaaatagaaataaattatctggacaactaaaaatatatagaaaacattagctgggcatggtggcgcatgcctgtaatcccagctactctggaggctgaggcagaaggattgcttaagcccaggagtttgaggttactgtgagctaggctgatgctacagcactctagcctgggcaacagagcgagactctgtctccaaaaaaaaaaaaatccttgagtGTGTCATTCAGCCATTCAGCTAATAAAGTAGTTGAGCTGgcatttgaatccaggcagtttgattccagagcctgtgctctacCTACTATGCTGTTGTGTCTTGCCCTTAATCCCCTGTCAGGCTTGGGTGGGTCAACACTAAGTCTATCAGAGTGAAGAAACCTAGACCAGGACAAATACCTTCATTTGCAATTCAAGTTTTGGGATGTGCTGTGAGAGAAAGGGCAAAGGGACTGAGCCATCCATACACATCATGGCCTTCCATAGCTTGGACATTCATGACACTGGAACAAGATCATCTCCAGTGACCCAGAAGTTGCAGATGTTTCAACTCCAGCTCGTAATTGTTTACCAGCATTACTGATGCTTTAGGTGACAGCCAAATCAAGCTTCCTGCTATAGCATCATTCCATTTATGATCTCTCTATAAACATCAGTGGATTAttaggacattaaaaaaatttcatcaaaGACTCTGGTTTGGGAGAACAATTTTTAGGCAGCTTGGGGCAAACccattatttttcccattaaacagttcatttttatataatacatgCTTTAGTCACAAAATCTCATGTTTCTGAGGCCTTTCCTAAAGCCTTATATCTGTATAGTGCTTTATAGTTTACAGAGttttttcatatatgttatcTCGTATAAGGTGTAATAATATTGTAAGCAAGGCaggtaaagatgaaaaaaaggaCAAACTCTGAGAAGTTAAATTTAGACCTACTTtaaaatcacacagctggtgTTAGAACCAGAACCAAATACCATGTTGCTTGCCTTTCTTTCACCAcagggaaggaggctgggtgAGTGGGCAGGAAACCAGGGAGGGGTCCTGAAGGAACATAGCCCCCAGCCTCTCACAGCCAGATCTTGACTATCTACATGGATAGCTCAGTTTTGAGTTCTCACTGGGCACCACTGAGAACTTTGGGACACATCGTTTAATCTTCATAGCAGTCATGTGAGGTTAATATTTTTGTTGCCCTCTTTTTggagacaaggaaactgagactgtTCAAAGCCACATGAGTAGTGAGTTGGGATTTAAATCACTGCTTAATAGCTCTgtgatttctctgtgcctcagtgtcctcatcagtaaaatgggggtgataacaGCATCTGCCCCATAGGGATTCAGTGAGAGGAGATATTTttagaaagtgcctggcacatagcgaGCACTTTGTAAATGTTggctgtttatatttttattactgtgtTGGACTTCAGAGTCAGAGTTCTTAATTACTATGTTGCATagtctaatttctttttccttctgttccaGAACATGAAAGGAATAGGGCTAAGTGGAGCAGTTGGCTATTAGTTAGTGCCAACAAGCTATAAGACAAACCAGGGGGATTTTAAAGCTAGTTTTGAAAAGCTCAGTCTTTACTTTTTCCCCATCTTCATTGCTGTAGGATTTGGGGAGTAGTTGTCTGAGAGGGTTGTGAAGCAGCCTTGATTATTGTGAAGTCTTCAACGTCTCAGGCAGTACATGAAGCTTTTGCTCCTTCCTGGCATCAGGGTAAGCTTGCTGGAAGAAATGGTCTGTCCACTCAGTTGATCTGTGTCTGACCTGTGTTGTCTCCTCTCTCATCCTCACCCCCCATATAAGGTGAGAAACCTCACAAATGTGAGCTATGTGACTTCACGTGCCGAGATGTGAGCTACCTATCCAAGCACATGCTGACCCACTCCAACACCAAAGATTACATGTGCACTGAATGTGGCTATGTCACCAAATGGAAACACTACCTCCGTGTGCACATGCGAAAACATGCAGGGGACCTCAGGTATGAGCACACATGTGCCTCCATCCCTATCCCAAGGACCTTATGCCAAGTTAGCCTCCTCTTGGATTCATCTTCTGGCCCCATTGCTTTTTCCAGTCCCTGGAATGGAAGTGTCTCCTGACACCTTTCTCTGCTCCCACCATCTCAGCTATTGCCTAAGTCCTCAGAGTTTGGCCCTGGGAAATTGGATAGATTTTACACTTATGGCACCAATCTTGGCCACTTCCAAATCCAGGCAGGTTCTCTGACCTCTGGGCACAGCTGGCTAGAAGAGTTCTTTGTAGCTTTCATGCCTCAGTGGGAGATTGGGAATGAGGCACAGAAACCTGCCCTGTGGAGCTGTAGCCATGTCATCTCCTTAAAGTCGAGGGTGTGTTGTGCTGATACATAATAACTTTCTTCTAGGAAGCAGTATAGAGTAAGGCTTAGAACACAGGTCCTGGCTGTCTCTGCCCCTCACTTCCTTTGTAACTAACCTCAAGCAAGTTATTAATGTCTGTTActtagtttcctcacttgtaatcCTCACTTGTAAACTAGATACCTGTTTCAtggggcagcagtccccaacctttttggcaccagggaccagtttggaagacaatttttttttatttcagcatattgtgggggtacaaaagtttaggttatgtatattgcccttgccccccgcctccccaccccggaagacaattttttttatggATGAGGGGTAGGGGATGGTTTCAGGTTGATTCAagtacagtcaaacctctctgctaatgataatctgtacttgcagctgctccccagcgctagtatcactgcctcagctccacctcagatcatcaggcattagattctcctagggagtgcacaacctagatccctcacgtgcgcagtttacagtaggcttCCCGCTCctaggagaatctaatgccactgccgctgatctgacgggaggcaGAGTTTGTGTGGTGATACGAGTgatgggaagtggctgtaaatacagatgaaccttTGCCCACTGCTCACGTCccgctgtgtggcccggttcctaataGTCCATGGACCAGCGACTGGGGACCACAGTCATAGGGTAGTGGTAAGGAGGGTTAAATCAGATGGTGCGTGTATAATACTGAGTGTAGAGCCTGGCCCATAGTAAGTATTTAGTGACTCTTGAGTTGTTATGATGTTTTATTATTGTGATTGCCTCCCCGTTTTGCTCCTTGCCAGATACCAGTGCAACCAGTGCTCCTATCGCTGCCACCGGGCGGATCAGCTGAGCAGCCACAAGCTGCGGCACCAGGGCAAGTCTCTGATGTGTGAGGTGTGTGCCTTCGCCTGCAAGCGAAAGTATGAGCTGCAGAAGCACATGGCTTCCCAGCACCACCCTGGCACAGCAACCCCACTTTACCCCTGCCACTACTGCAGCTATCAGAGCCGCCACAAGCAGGCCCTGTTGAGCCATGAGAACTGCAAGCATACCCGCCTCCGTGAGTTCCATTGTGCCCTCTGTGACTACCGCACCTTCAGCAATACCACCCTCTTGTTCCATAAGCGCAAGGCCCATGGCTATGTGCCTGGGGACCAGGTCTGGCAGCTCCGCTATGCCAACCAGGAGCCAGAGGGGGTCAGGCAGTGCCCCACACCCCCACCGGACTCAGAGCCCTCAAGCCAGCTGTCTGCCCAGCCTGAGGGGCCAGGCCATGATCCTGGGACTATAATAGACTCCAGCTTGGACCAGTCCCTGCCAGAGACAACTGAGGAGGTCAGCACTGAGAAACAGGATGGCAGTGAGGCTCCCCATGGGGATGACCTGGTTGGCAACCCCAGCCCAGCGGAGGTAGAGGAGGGCAGCTGCACTCTACATCTAGAGGCCCTGGGAGTAGAGCTGGAACCTGTGGCTGAGCCACCTCTTGAGGAAATCACTGAAACAGCCCCTGTAGAATTCAGGCCCCTGGATTCCTCAGAGCCCCTGGGACTGGAAGGACCAGAGCTGTCCAGCTTTGAAAGTGTTGGGACTTCAGGCTTGGGTGCTGAAGAAAATCCCATTCTGGAGAAGCCAATCTCTGAGCCCCCTAGAAATCCTCCGACCTCAGAGGAGGCCTCTAATAGCTGGGTGGGAACGTTCAAGGCAACTCCACCTGCTGAGACAGCACCCTTGCCCCCATTCCCTGAGTCAGAGTCATTACTCAAGGCCCTAAGGAGGCAGGACAAAGAACAAGCAGAGGCATTGGTGCTGGAGGGGAGGGTGCAGATGGTAGTGATCCAGGGAGAGGGGCGAGCTTTCCGTTGCCCACACTGCCCCTTTATCACTCGCCGGGAGAAGGCTCTGAATCTGCACTCCAGGACTGGGTGTCAGGGCCGCCGAGAGCCCCTGCTGTGTCCCGAGTGTGGGGCTCGCTTCAAGCAACAACGTGGCCTCAGCACTCATCTGCTAAAGAAGTGCCCTGTTCTGCTCAGAAAGAGCAAGGGCTTGCCCAGGCCAGATTCTCCCATCCCACTGCGTCCTCTGCTCCCAGGTGCCCAGGCCTCAGAGGACACAGAAAGCAGAAAGCCCCCCCCTACACCACTAGAAGTAGAGCTACTGCTTCCAAAAGATGCCCCTTTGGAGCTTCCCAGGGAGCCAGAAGAAATAGAGGAGCCTCTTGTCACACTCTCTAGCTCCCCAGTCCCTCCTACAGGAAACCCCTCACCCACAGAGACCCCTGAAAAGTACCACTTTGAGCAGGGCAAGTTTCACTGCAACTCATGCACGTTCCTTTGTTCTCGGCTCTCCTCTATTACCTCCCACGTAGCTGAAGGCTGCCGGCGGGGGCATGGTGGGGGAGGAAAGCGAGGGGCCTCCCAGACCCAACCTGTTGTGTCCTCCTTGAGCAATAGAGACTCCGCTCCCCTGAGCAATGGGAGTACAGAGTCCAGCCCTAGTGATGGGGACACAGTTGTAGTTCAAAAGCAGAAGGGAGCTCGCTTCTCCTGCCCGACATGTCCCTT
The nucleotide sequence above comes from Eulemur rufifrons isolate Redbay chromosome 1, OSU_ERuf_1, whole genome shotgun sequence. Encoded proteins:
- the ZNF142 gene encoding zinc finger protein 142 isoform X1; the encoded protein is MTDPVLDSQPTNSTGEMDGLCPELLLIPPPLSNREILGPIQSPCPSGDPTPLPTDPGCLLVEATATEEDPGNMEIIVETVAGTLSPGAPGETPGVLVKVVEVYFCERCEQSFAEPTLLALHQCSETHIQPVQGLSSPSCSVELPPSNLNLPGSLQAQSPPDSPLLCPVCRQEFAQPQALKSHFKIHRGTPDTFSCPESGCVFSAEDRKGLQHHLRQTHRAVPVPCSFRGCPLLFGSQQGMELHRQAHYPFHCSHCSFMGSNVKLFRQHQWSHGAGTQEEHSALQGLSSQELLPAPKLPPGEGEPSEEAGTALPGQESAEEEDVEEEEKSETQKDSQKALDKGQGAQHLEETRSYSFTPAGVQWHDHNSLQPQTPDSPASASRVARTTGDVASGTESLFKTHMCPECKRCFKKRTHLVEHLHLHFPDPSLQCPNCQKFFTSKSKLKTHLLRELGEKAHHCPLCHYRAVERNALNRHMASMHEDISNFYSDTYACPVCREEFRLSQALKEHLKSHTAAAAAEPLPLRCFEEGCSYAAPDRKAFIKHLKETHGMRAVECRHHSCPMLFATAEAMEAHHKSHYAFHCPHCDFACSNKHLFRKHKKQGHPGSEELRCTFCPFATFNPVAYQDHVGKMHAHEKIHQCPECNFATAHKRVLIRHMLLHTGEKPHKCELCDFTCRDVSYLSKHMLTHSNTKDYMCTECGYVTKWKHYLRVHMRKHAGDLRYQCNQCSYRCHRADQLSSHKLRHQGKSLMCEVCAFACKRKYELQKHMASQHHPGTATPLYPCHYCSYQSRHKQALLSHENCKHTRLREFHCALCDYRTFSNTTLLFHKRKAHGYVPGDQVWQLRYANQEPEGVRQCPTPPPDSEPSSQLSAQPEGPGHDPGTIIDSSLDQSLPETTEEVSTEKQDGSEAPHGDDLVGNPSPAEVEEGSCTLHLEALGVELEPVAEPPLEEITETAPVEFRPLDSSEPLGLEGPELSSFESVGTSGLGAEENPILEKPISEPPRNPPTSEEASNSWVGTFKATPPAETAPLPPFPESESLLKALRRQDKEQAEALVLEGRVQMVVIQGEGRAFRCPHCPFITRREKALNLHSRTGCQGRREPLLCPECGARFKQQRGLSTHLLKKCPVLLRKSKGLPRPDSPIPLRPLLPGAQASEDTESRKPPPTPLEVELLLPKDAPLELPREPEEIEEPLVTLSSSPVPPTGNPSPTETPEKYHFEQGKFHCNSCTFLCSRLSSITSHVAEGCRRGHGGGGKRGASQTQPVVSSLSNRDSAPLSNGSTESSPSDGDTVVVQKQKGARFSCPTCPFSCQQERALRTHQTRGCPLEDSGELHCGLCPFTAPAAAALRLHQKRKHPTAASARGPRPPLQCGDCGFTCKQSRCMQQHRRLKHEGVKPHQCPFCDFSTTRRYRLEAHQSRHTGVGRIPCSSCPQTFGTNSKLRLHRLRVHDKTPTHFCPLCDYSGYLRHDITRHVNSCHQGTPAFACSQCEAQFSSETALKQHALRRHPEPAHPAPGSPAEATEGPLHCSRCGLLCPSPASLRGHTRKQHPRLECGACQETFPSRPALDEHRRQQHFSHRCQLCDFAARERVGLVKHYLEQHEETSAVAAASDGDGDASQPPLRCPFCDFACRHQLVLDHHVKGHGGTRLYKCTDCAYSTKNRQKITWHSRIHTGEKPYHCHLCPYACADPSRLKYHMRIHKEERKYLCPECGYKCKWVNQLKYHMTKHTGLKPYQCPECEYCTNRADALRVHQETRHREARAFMCEQCGKAFKTRFLLRTHLRKHSEAKPYVCNVCHRAFRWAAGLRHHALTHTDRHPFFCRLCSYKAKQKFQVVKHVRRHHPDQADPNQGVGKDPTTPTVHLHDVQLEDPSPPVPAALPTGPEG